One Micromonospora craniellae genomic region harbors:
- the mraZ gene encoding division/cell wall cluster transcriptional repressor MraZ, whose translation MFLGTHTPRLDDKGRLILPAKFRDELAGGVVITKGQERCLYVFPTPEFQHIAEQLRAQPMTHKAARAYSRVFFASAHDEVPDKQGRVTIPAHLRSYAGLDRDLVVIGASTRVEIWDKVAWETYLAESEDDFADIEEGVLPGGL comes from the coding sequence ATGTTTCTCGGCACCCACACTCCGCGCCTGGACGACAAAGGCCGGTTGATCCTTCCGGCGAAGTTCCGGGATGAGCTGGCGGGGGGTGTCGTGATCACCAAAGGGCAGGAGCGCTGCCTCTACGTCTTTCCGACGCCTGAGTTCCAGCACATCGCGGAGCAGTTGCGCGCGCAGCCGATGACGCACAAGGCGGCCCGGGCCTACAGCCGGGTCTTCTTTGCCAGCGCGCACGACGAAGTGCCCGACAAGCAGGGCCGGGTCACCATCCCGGCACACCTGCGCAGCTACGCGGGGCTTGACCGGGACCTGGTGGTCATCGGCGCGAGTACCCGGGTGGAGATCTGGGACAAGGTCGCCTGGGAGACCTACCTCGCCGAGAGCGAAGACGACTTCGCCGACATCGAGGAGGGGGTGTTGCCAGGCGGTCTGTAG
- the rsmH gene encoding 16S rRNA (cytosine(1402)-N(4))-methyltransferase RsmH, producing the protein MGELRGTHVPVLLERCLELLAPALGRGGRTVHVDATLGLAGHAEAVLQAHPETILVGLDRDTEALAHARVRLARFTDRVHLEHAVYDELPEVLDRLGYSSVDGVLFDLGVSSLQLDAPDRGFAYAQDAPLDMRMDQTRGVTAEEVVNTYSHPDLARVLRVYGEEKFAGRIASAIIRERERARITSSARLAELVRESIPAPARRTGGHPAKRTFQALRIEVNRELAALETALPAALDTLSVGGRMVVLSYHSLEDRLTKQALADRVRSTGPVDLPVELPGSEPTFRLLSRGAELPGEREVAANPRAASVRLRAAERIDPQARHQGRTDRERYRRRVKAMHQPGTGSTAEARRGPRRTPGETDEEGEGI; encoded by the coding sequence ATGGGGGAGCTACGCGGCACGCACGTGCCGGTGCTGCTTGAGCGGTGTCTTGAGCTGCTCGCCCCCGCGCTGGGTCGAGGCGGGCGTACGGTCCACGTCGACGCGACGCTCGGCCTGGCCGGGCACGCCGAAGCGGTGTTGCAGGCGCATCCGGAGACGATCCTGGTGGGCCTGGACCGGGACACCGAGGCCCTCGCTCACGCCCGGGTACGGCTGGCCCGGTTCACCGATCGTGTCCATCTGGAACACGCGGTCTACGACGAGTTGCCCGAGGTGCTGGACCGGCTGGGCTACTCGTCCGTGGACGGTGTGCTGTTCGACCTCGGTGTCTCCTCGCTGCAACTCGACGCGCCCGACCGCGGGTTCGCGTACGCACAGGACGCGCCGCTGGACATGCGGATGGACCAGACCCGGGGGGTGACCGCCGAAGAGGTGGTCAACACCTACTCGCATCCGGATCTGGCCCGGGTGCTGCGGGTGTACGGCGAGGAGAAGTTCGCCGGCCGGATCGCCTCGGCGATCATCCGGGAACGGGAGCGGGCCCGGATCACCTCGTCGGCGCGACTGGCCGAGTTGGTGCGGGAGTCGATCCCGGCGCCGGCCCGGCGAACCGGGGGACACCCGGCAAAGAGAACGTTTCAGGCTTTACGGATCGAGGTAAACAGAGAACTGGCAGCGCTGGAGACGGCGCTGCCGGCCGCTCTGGACACGCTTTCCGTCGGCGGTCGCATGGTGGTCCTGTCCTACCACTCGTTGGAGGACAGGCTTACCAAGCAGGCGCTCGCCGACCGGGTCCGCAGTACGGGCCCGGTCGACCTCCCGGTCGAACTGCCCGGGTCGGAGCCGACGTTCCGGCTACTCAGCCGGGGCGCGGAGCTGCCCGGGGAGAGGGAGGTCGCCGCCAACCCGCGCGCCGCATCGGTGCGGCTGCGGGCGGCGGAACGGATCGACCCGCAGGCCCGGCACCAGGGGCGTACCGACCGCGAACGGTACCGGCGCCGGGTCAAGGCGATGCACCAACCGGGGACAGGGTCGACCGCGGAAGCCCGAAGGGGACCGCGGCGGACGCCGGGGGAAACGGACGAAGAGGGGGAGGGAATATGA
- a CDS encoding septum formation initiator family protein has product MNVSKRRDVAGVGQRTPRSGGRIAAERTRAAGNDTRRQDRVSRLDDTRARGAREFPVQGSAALRPVERATAGKPERTESPRLRVAPPPPVRVPRAPFAALVVVLVVGGVLGILAVNTKINENAFRLDELQQEQAKLNVEQQQLTKQIAESESPGNLTAQARRLGLVESGELAYIRLPDGKIIGVPQPAGGQVSITSQQSSEG; this is encoded by the coding sequence ATGAATGTGAGCAAGCGCCGGGACGTCGCCGGCGTCGGGCAGCGCACACCGCGGTCGGGGGGCCGGATCGCGGCGGAGCGGACCCGAGCGGCCGGGAACGACACCCGGCGGCAGGATCGGGTGAGCCGGCTGGACGACACTCGCGCCCGGGGGGCGCGCGAGTTTCCCGTCCAGGGCAGCGCCGCACTGCGTCCGGTGGAGCGGGCCACGGCCGGCAAGCCGGAGCGGACCGAGTCGCCGCGGCTGCGGGTCGCCCCGCCGCCGCCGGTGCGGGTGCCCCGGGCGCCGTTCGCGGCGCTCGTGGTGGTGCTCGTCGTCGGCGGGGTACTCGGCATCCTGGCCGTCAACACGAAGATCAACGAGAACGCGTTCCGGCTCGACGAACTCCAGCAGGAGCAGGCCAAGCTCAATGTGGAGCAGCAGCAGCTGACCAAGCAGATCGCCGAGTCGGAGTCGCCGGGCAATCTGACCGCCCAGGCCCGCCGCCTGGGACTGGTCGAGTCGGGTGAGCTGGCGTACATCCGGCTGCCGGACGGCAAGATCATCGGTGTGCCGCAGCCGGCCGGCGGGCAGGTGTCGATCACCAGCCAGCAGAGCTCGGAGGGGTAG
- a CDS encoding peptidoglycan D,D-transpeptidase FtsI family protein: MPSRSDEPRRDATGSRRGSSRNGGVSGERGAEPGIGGISDARAYTPRGRTVRDGGGRAEQRRDPRTSRTQDPFRPALQVLDGGRSAATRTGARSGAAARRESTAGRTTVVRTVTDRTSRDAAPAATPRRRVGGREPRRGDRPAARRPSRKTPRPPRLADPGRRLRLGTALALALFVAIGVRLVVLQAVDTPAYADGGLAERLRTVPLPAPRGAILDRDGAALAHSVEARYVYADPTRIKDIAATAQTLSPLLGLPASELAEKMQPRKRINGDDSQFEYLARGVTVARAREIMELGLPGIAAGRDERREVPGGDLAANLIGFTSLDMVGLEGLEARYDDLLHGEDGQRVFEIGLGALAAPIPGGYSRTTKAKPGSSIVLTIDRDLQYTVQRILSERMAAVQGSTGAAVVVDARTGEVLAQASHPTYNAAKPQASDPTDREDAATSFVVDPGSVHKAITFGAALQEGVITPDTVFPVANGIRKGDTWFRDTFPANGKRMSVAGMMAHSSNVGTIQIADQVGPERLLDYQQRFGLGKPTGVGMPGEASGRLLPVPEWSESSHGSVPIGHSVDATPLQMAAVYAAIANDGTYVQPRLVKATIGPDGTRTPAEEPVTRQVLSPDNAAALRTMMEAVTTVDNATGLAAAVPGYRVAGKTGTGWRLVEGKKQPGEVASFIGMAPADDPKYVIAVFVHSPSGGGGQVSAPAFKEMMTFALRHFRVPPSSDPAPKFTVFP, from the coding sequence GTGCCCTCAAGATCAGACGAACCGCGCCGGGACGCCACAGGCTCCCGGCGCGGTTCTTCCCGCAATGGGGGCGTGTCGGGCGAGCGCGGTGCTGAGCCGGGTATCGGCGGCATCTCCGACGCCCGCGCGTACACCCCCCGAGGTCGCACCGTCCGCGACGGCGGCGGTCGGGCCGAGCAGCGGCGCGATCCGCGTACCAGCCGGACCCAGGACCCGTTCCGGCCGGCGTTGCAGGTACTCGACGGTGGACGGTCCGCCGCCACCCGGACCGGGGCCCGCTCGGGTGCCGCAGCCCGGCGGGAGTCCACCGCCGGCCGGACCACCGTGGTCCGTACCGTCACCGACCGCACCTCACGGGATGCGGCGCCGGCCGCGACGCCCCGGCGTCGCGTCGGCGGCCGGGAGCCGCGCCGGGGCGACCGCCCGGCCGCGCGCCGGCCGTCCCGCAAGACGCCGCGTCCGCCCCGGCTCGCCGACCCCGGCCGCCGACTGCGGTTGGGCACCGCACTGGCGCTGGCCCTCTTCGTCGCCATCGGCGTGCGGCTCGTCGTGCTCCAGGCAGTCGACACTCCGGCGTACGCCGACGGCGGCCTGGCCGAGCGGCTGCGGACCGTGCCGTTGCCCGCGCCGCGCGGGGCGATCCTGGACCGGGACGGCGCCGCCCTGGCACACAGCGTCGAGGCGCGGTACGTGTACGCCGATCCGACCCGGATCAAGGACATCGCGGCGACCGCGCAGACGCTCTCCCCGCTTCTCGGCCTGCCGGCCTCGGAACTGGCCGAGAAGATGCAGCCCCGCAAGCGGATCAACGGCGACGACTCGCAGTTCGAGTACCTGGCGCGCGGGGTCACCGTGGCCCGGGCGCGGGAGATCATGGAGCTGGGGCTGCCCGGCATCGCCGCCGGCCGGGACGAGCGGCGTGAGGTCCCCGGCGGCGACCTGGCCGCCAACCTGATCGGTTTCACCAGCCTGGACATGGTCGGGTTGGAGGGCCTGGAGGCGCGCTACGACGACCTGCTGCACGGCGAGGACGGTCAGCGTGTCTTCGAGATCGGCCTGGGCGCCCTGGCCGCGCCCATCCCCGGCGGCTACAGCCGCACCACCAAGGCCAAGCCGGGCAGCTCGATCGTGCTCACCATCGACCGGGACCTGCAGTACACGGTGCAGCGGATCCTCAGCGAGCGGATGGCGGCGGTGCAGGGCAGCACGGGTGCCGCAGTGGTAGTGGACGCGCGTACCGGTGAGGTGCTGGCCCAGGCCAGCCATCCCACCTACAACGCGGCGAAACCACAGGCGAGTGACCCCACCGACCGGGAGGACGCGGCCACCAGTTTCGTCGTCGACCCGGGTTCGGTGCACAAGGCGATCACGTTCGGGGCGGCGTTACAGGAAGGCGTGATCACCCCGGACACCGTCTTCCCGGTCGCCAACGGAATCCGCAAGGGCGACACCTGGTTCCGGGACACGTTCCCGGCGAACGGGAAGCGGATGAGCGTGGCCGGGATGATGGCCCACTCGTCCAACGTCGGCACCATCCAGATCGCCGACCAGGTCGGCCCGGAGCGGCTGCTCGACTACCAGCAGCGGTTCGGGCTCGGCAAGCCGACCGGTGTCGGGATGCCCGGCGAGGCGAGCGGTCGACTGCTGCCGGTACCGGAGTGGAGCGAGTCGTCGCACGGCTCGGTGCCGATCGGGCACAGCGTGGACGCCACCCCGTTGCAGATGGCCGCCGTGTACGCCGCCATCGCCAACGACGGCACGTACGTGCAGCCGAGGCTGGTCAAGGCGACGATCGGGCCGGACGGGACGCGGACCCCGGCCGAGGAGCCGGTGACCCGCCAGGTGCTCAGCCCGGACAACGCCGCCGCGCTGCGGACGATGATGGAGGCGGTCACCACGGTGGACAACGCCACCGGACTGGCGGCGGCGGTGCCCGGATACCGGGTGGCGGGCAAGACCGGCACCGGGTGGCGCCTGGTCGAGGGCAAGAAACAGCCCGGCGAGGTCGCCTCGTTCATCGGGATGGCGCCGGCGGACGACCCGAAGTACGTGATCGCGGTGTTCGTGCACAGCCCGAGTGGCGGCGGTGGCCAGGTCTCGGCGCCGGCGTTCAAGGAAATGATGACCTTCGCGCTGCGGCATTTTCGGGTGCCACCGTCGAGCGATCCGGCGCCGAAGTTCACCGTATTCCCGTAA
- a CDS encoding UDP-N-acetylmuramoyl-L-alanyl-D-glutamate--2,6-diaminopimelate ligase, producing the protein MRPGPGDRVGSDAVRGNPRPRTVTGIRLGDLAARLAVAPSTSVDPPVTGVTHASGEVRPGDLYAALPGARRHGAEFAAGAAQAGAVAVLTDPAGAESAAGTGLPVLVVDDPRAALGPVASTVYGDPTAHLLMIGVTGTAGKTSTAYLVESGLRAAGHTTGLIGTVETRLGDLVVDSVRTTPEATDLHAMLAAARERGVTAVVMEVSSHALAMGRVGGVRFSVGGWTNFGSDHLDFHADAEDYFAAKARLFDGRCAVEVLNRDDPALEPLFTPATVSYSAAGDPAATWWAGKVDGDGYAQRFTVHGPDGLTLPAGVALPGRHNVANALLAVAALVAAGVDPATAAEGVAACGGVPGRLESVGVAGGVRGVVDYAHKTDAVVAALAALRELSAGRLICVIGAGGDRDRGKRPLMGAAAAEGADVVVVTDDNPRTEEPSAIRAEVLAGAYQAGTAARIIEVAGRRVAIDEAVRMAAPQDVVALLGKGHERGQEIAGETYPFDDRTELADALRARFGDLEDQR; encoded by the coding sequence GTGCGGCCGGGACCGGGCGACCGGGTAGGGTCTGACGCCGTGCGCGGCAATCCTCGTCCCCGTACCGTGACCGGAATCCGGCTCGGTGACCTAGCCGCCCGGCTCGCCGTGGCGCCCTCTACCAGCGTCGATCCGCCTGTGACCGGGGTGACCCATGCCAGCGGGGAGGTTCGACCCGGCGACCTGTACGCGGCCCTGCCCGGCGCGCGCCGGCACGGCGCGGAGTTCGCCGCCGGTGCGGCGCAGGCCGGTGCGGTCGCCGTGCTGACCGACCCGGCCGGTGCCGAGTCGGCCGCCGGCACCGGGCTGCCGGTCCTGGTGGTCGACGACCCACGTGCGGCGCTCGGCCCGGTCGCCTCGACGGTCTACGGCGACCCGACCGCGCACCTGCTGATGATCGGGGTGACCGGCACCGCCGGGAAGACCTCCACCGCCTACCTCGTCGAGTCCGGGTTGCGCGCCGCCGGCCACACCACCGGCCTGATCGGCACCGTCGAGACGCGCCTGGGCGACCTCGTCGTGGACAGCGTGCGGACCACGCCGGAGGCCACCGACCTGCACGCGATGCTCGCCGCCGCCCGCGAGCGGGGCGTCACCGCGGTGGTCATGGAGGTCTCCAGCCATGCCCTGGCGATGGGCCGGGTCGGCGGGGTGCGGTTCAGCGTGGGCGGCTGGACCAACTTCGGCTCCGACCACCTGGACTTCCACGCCGACGCGGAGGACTACTTCGCGGCCAAGGCGCGCCTGTTCGACGGCCGCTGCGCTGTCGAGGTGCTCAACCGCGACGACCCGGCGCTGGAACCCCTCTTCACGCCGGCCACCGTCAGCTACTCGGCGGCCGGCGACCCGGCCGCCACCTGGTGGGCCGGCAAGGTCGACGGCGACGGGTACGCCCAGCGCTTCACCGTGCACGGCCCGGACGGCTTGACGCTGCCCGCCGGGGTGGCGCTGCCCGGCCGGCACAACGTGGCGAACGCCCTGCTGGCCGTCGCCGCCCTGGTCGCTGCCGGTGTCGACCCGGCGACCGCCGCCGAGGGGGTGGCCGCCTGCGGTGGCGTACCCGGGCGCCTGGAGTCGGTGGGCGTGGCCGGCGGGGTACGCGGGGTGGTCGACTACGCGCACAAGACCGACGCCGTGGTGGCCGCGCTGGCCGCACTGCGCGAACTCAGCGCCGGCCGGCTGATCTGTGTGATCGGTGCGGGCGGCGACCGGGACCGGGGCAAACGGCCCCTGATGGGCGCCGCTGCCGCGGAGGGAGCCGACGTGGTCGTGGTGACCGACGACAACCCGCGTACCGAGGAGCCGTCGGCGATCCGCGCCGAGGTGCTCGCCGGCGCCTATCAGGCCGGCACGGCGGCCCGGATCATCGAGGTGGCCGGGCGGCGCGTGGCGATCGACGAGGCGGTCCGGATGGCCGCACCGCAGGACGTGGTGGCGCTGCTGGGCAAGGGCCACGAGCGTGGCCAGGAGATCGCCGGCGAGACGTACCCGTTCGACGACCGGACGGAACTCGCCGACGCGCTGCGGGCCCGCTTCGGTGACCTGGAGGATCAGCGGTGA
- a CDS encoding UDP-N-acetylmuramoyl-tripeptide--D-alanyl-D-alanine ligase, which yields MIALSLAEVASAADGRLVAADPAARVTGSVEFDSRKVTAGGLFVAFDGEKVDGHDYAAAAVADGAVAVLGTREVPGVPMVLVADALTAMGRLARAVVDRLPELTVIGLTGSSGKTTTKDLIAQLTARLGETVAPPGSFNNELGHPYTALQAGPVTRFLVMEKGARGIGHVRYLCEVAPPRISVVLNVGVSHIGEFGSQENIAVAKGELVEALPADGLAVLNADDPLVDAMATRTVARVIRHGEAAHADIRAEDVTLDERGRPAYTLVTPEGSAPVRLGLTGRHQVSNSLAAAAVARELGMPLTELAVALGALGLVSTRRMDVFERTDGVTVIDDSYNANPASMAVALRALAGIGSGRRTVAVLGYMAELGDFETQGHADMGRLAAELGVARLLVVGQAAAPIHHGATSVGDWGGESVLLTDQAAAVEVLRSELRPGDVVLVKGSRYRTWEVADALRVDAAADGEGDAS from the coding sequence GTGATCGCGCTCAGCCTGGCCGAGGTCGCCTCAGCCGCCGACGGGCGGCTGGTCGCCGCCGACCCGGCCGCACGGGTCACCGGCAGCGTCGAGTTCGACTCGCGCAAGGTGACCGCCGGTGGGCTGTTCGTCGCGTTCGACGGCGAGAAGGTCGACGGGCACGACTACGCGGCGGCGGCCGTGGCCGACGGTGCGGTGGCGGTGCTGGGCACCCGCGAGGTGCCCGGAGTGCCAATGGTCCTGGTCGCCGACGCGTTGACCGCGATGGGCCGGCTGGCCCGGGCGGTGGTGGACCGGCTGCCCGAGCTGACCGTGATCGGGCTGACCGGTTCCTCCGGCAAGACCACCACCAAGGACCTGATCGCCCAGCTCACCGCCCGCCTCGGCGAGACGGTGGCCCCGCCCGGCTCGTTCAACAACGAGCTGGGGCACCCGTACACGGCGTTGCAGGCCGGACCGGTCACACGCTTCCTGGTGATGGAGAAGGGCGCGCGGGGCATCGGTCACGTGCGCTACCTCTGCGAGGTGGCACCGCCGCGCATCTCCGTGGTGCTCAACGTCGGGGTGTCGCACATCGGCGAGTTCGGCTCCCAGGAGAACATCGCGGTGGCCAAGGGCGAACTGGTGGAGGCGCTGCCGGCGGACGGCCTGGCGGTGCTCAACGCCGACGACCCGCTGGTCGACGCGATGGCGACCCGGACGGTGGCCCGGGTGATCCGCCACGGCGAGGCGGCGCACGCCGACATCCGGGCCGAGGACGTGACGCTGGACGAGCGCGGGCGGCCGGCGTACACCCTGGTGACGCCGGAGGGCAGCGCGCCGGTGCGGCTCGGGCTCACCGGACGCCACCAGGTCTCCAACAGCCTGGCCGCCGCGGCGGTGGCCCGGGAACTGGGCATGCCGCTGACCGAGCTGGCCGTCGCGCTGGGCGCGCTCGGGCTGGTCTCGACCCGTCGGATGGACGTCTTCGAACGCACCGACGGGGTGACCGTGATCGACGACTCGTACAACGCCAATCCGGCGTCGATGGCGGTGGCGCTGCGTGCGCTCGCCGGCATCGGCAGCGGGAGGCGTACCGTCGCGGTGCTCGGCTACATGGCCGAACTGGGTGACTTCGAGACGCAGGGGCACGCCGACATGGGCCGTCTCGCGGCCGAGCTGGGCGTCGCCCGGCTGCTGGTGGTCGGCCAGGCCGCGGCGCCGATTCACCACGGGGCGACATCGGTAGGTGACTGGGGAGGAGAGTCGGTGCTGCTCACCGATCAGGCAGCGGCCGTCGAGGTGCTGCGCAGCGAGCTACGGCCGGGCGACGTCGTCCTGGTGAAGGGCTCCCGGTACCGGACCTGGGAGGTGGCCGACGCGCTGCGCGTCGATGCGGCCGCAGACGGCGAGGGTGACGCTTCGTGA
- the mraY gene encoding phospho-N-acetylmuramoyl-pentapeptide-transferase, which yields MRAVIVAIGVAFLVSLFCTPIAIKVFTRLKAGQPIRAEGPQMHQGKKGTPTMGGVVFILATVIAYVAGHLALTTLPDAQIAQVEPTITALVLLGLMVFSGAVGFVDDFLKVRKRHSGGLSARGKLLGQILVGAVFGVVALYFPSTMTDSSGEVTNTETVGSTTLSFIRDIPALDVTKIGAVIIFIFVVMAATNGVNLTDGLDGLATGASVMVLGAYAVIAFWQYRHWCADPSYTANPNNYCYAVRDPLEIALIAGAAAGACVGFLWWNTSPARIFMGDTGALGLGGLIAGMAMSTRTVLLLPIIGGLFVIITMSVVIQIISFKTTGKRVFRMSPLQHHFELAGWSEVNIVVRFWIIAGIGVAIALGLFYSDFLANMG from the coding sequence GTGAGAGCGGTCATCGTGGCCATCGGGGTGGCCTTCCTCGTCTCGCTGTTCTGCACCCCGATCGCGATCAAGGTGTTCACCCGACTGAAGGCCGGTCAGCCGATCCGGGCCGAGGGCCCGCAGATGCACCAGGGCAAGAAAGGCACCCCGACGATGGGCGGGGTGGTGTTCATCCTGGCCACCGTGATCGCGTACGTGGCCGGCCACCTGGCCCTGACCACCCTGCCGGACGCGCAGATCGCCCAGGTCGAGCCGACCATCACCGCGTTGGTGCTGCTCGGTCTGATGGTCTTCTCCGGCGCGGTGGGTTTCGTCGACGACTTCCTCAAGGTGCGCAAGCGGCACAGCGGCGGGCTGAGCGCCCGGGGCAAGCTGCTCGGCCAGATCCTCGTCGGTGCGGTGTTCGGGGTCGTCGCGCTCTACTTCCCGTCCACGATGACCGATTCCAGCGGCGAGGTGACCAACACCGAGACGGTCGGCAGCACCACGCTCAGCTTCATCCGGGACATCCCGGCGCTGGACGTGACCAAGATCGGCGCGGTGATCATCTTCATCTTCGTGGTGATGGCGGCGACCAACGGCGTCAACCTCACCGACGGCCTCGACGGCCTGGCCACCGGCGCCTCGGTGATGGTGCTCGGCGCGTACGCGGTGATCGCGTTCTGGCAGTACCGGCACTGGTGCGCCGACCCGTCGTACACCGCCAACCCGAACAACTACTGCTACGCGGTCCGGGATCCGCTGGAGATCGCGTTGATCGCCGGCGCCGCCGCCGGCGCCTGCGTCGGCTTCCTCTGGTGGAACACCTCACCGGCCCGGATCTTCATGGGGGACACCGGGGCGCTCGGCCTGGGCGGCCTGATCGCCGGCATGGCGATGTCCACCCGGACGGTGCTGCTGCTCCCGATCATCGGTGGCCTGTTTGTGATCATCACGATGTCCGTGGTGATCCAGATCATCTCCTTCAAGACCACGGGCAAGCGGGTGTTCCGGATGTCGCCGCTGCAACACCACTTCGAGCTCGCCGGCTGGAGCGAGGTCAACATCGTGGTCCGGTTCTGGATCATCGCCGGCATAGGCGTGGCCATCGCCCTCGGCCTCTTCTACAGCGACTTCCTGGCCAACATG